From the genome of Plectropomus leopardus isolate mb chromosome 13, YSFRI_Pleo_2.0, whole genome shotgun sequence, one region includes:
- the si:dkeyp-23e4.3 gene encoding rho GTPase-activating protein 7, with the protein MLITKIEAKEACDWLQAAGFPQYVQLFKDCRFPIDTEWAKRDHNFLDKDALDSLCRRLSTLNKCVEMRLEPRRSKRRGDDIDEEDFCAISPNWTYDRRTRRWRRCDSTMDIHGLSDSPTVPHEVSLCDVGDRHDVCSIHSSSSTESEGHHKSHRGAATDTTASISTTTDEQETSRSSSRCSSTNKTPALDPSLSGPPSPGESGGGSSTMSLEVEGCFPDKPPRKKGTSLLRKMEKLRLRGATGFLPSAHSSSERGSRARHIISGPLQVQEENKMERMERLHGPSSLQGRPNSRSSSSPSSPHTISSSSSNSHSESSSTVSTPSPITRVRSNCKRSNSGVGVSGGMTRNNQNYTGAEDYRNQINNNNSSHDSLVFQIPHGHKPGTFPTSLAHKNAILSPIIDNTSVNWRTGSFHGYRGRHSCRRGTSSLATCDQDPSSSSSCNDGVRSPHAVLDHRLSVYDNVPDEQQLSESEGGSGGSGSDAERMAEESEVNPFLAGEDVFSALDSVLERISDLQHLVSTWSESLSEDDCQAASTSSSSSSSTSSSSSTSSQDSPTHGSSAASPCPSSPSQIDLEVQHPEEEEEDEEEEVKSLEEVPVNGEGQKTLSQPRSRVSQQLHWSSEQSLPSLPTSPGVENQSVSQFLLLQKLSLLKLTALMDKYSPSSKQGWNWTVPKQLRKTKVMEVKGRRVFGVPLLLSAQQTGEPLPPSIIRALVYLRTECLDQVGLFRKSGVKSRIQYLRELVESDPNGVSYDGQSAFDVADMVKQYFRDLPEPIFTSKLCETFLHIYQYFPKDQQLVAAQAAILLLPDENRVALRTLLFFLWDVVACVEENQMTPTNIAVCLAPSLFHLNTLKRDANTARLSHRKYSLGRPDQRDLSENLAATQGLANMITEAQRLFQVREFWPSQSLSTAGTNEDSHSEEGGRPASPSQSEAEEEQEERRSKLQLSTQQLLKEAREKSRGWESHPAPEHVELAFKRMDDNLPLLMWRGSVEVESTQKELLHRLLREQELWERRLHKAAIIQTLSKDAEVYRYLLQGQGHGLGSWPPQEHLLVRTWQADPSSGPLYLSSVSTEHPEVLLEGIRANVHSCLYLLEPTGARKTRLMHLCRTDTRGRSQEWDSKVSGHLLASGLLAIRDSFRADHKETKV; encoded by the exons AGATTGAAGCCAAGGAGGCTTGTGATTGGCTGCAAGCAGCCGGCTTCCCTCAGTATGTGCAATTATTCAAAG actgcAGGTTCCCCATTGACACTGAGTGGGCGAAGCGTGATCACAACTTCCTGGATAAGGATGCACTCGACTCACTCTGCAG GAGATTAAGCACTTTAAACAAATGCGTGGAAATGAGGCTGGAGCCGCGGAGATCAAAACGCAGG GGAGACGACATTGACGAAGAAGACTTCTGTGCCATCAGCCCCAACTGGACCTATGACAGGCGAACCCGACGATGGCGACGCTGCGACTCCACAATGGACATCCATGGCTTGTCTGACAGCCCCACTGTACCCCATGAAGTGTCTCTGTGTGATGTCGGCGACCGCCACGATGTCTGCTCCATCCACAGCTCCAGCAGCACTGAAAGTGAGGGTCACCACAAAAGTCACAGAGGCGCTGCCACCGACACAACCGCCTCCATCAGTACTACCACAGACGAACAGGAGACCAGCAGGAGCTCTTCCCGCTGCTCCTCCACAAACAAGACACCTGCCCTGGATCCCTCGCTCAGTGGACCCCCTTCCCCTGGTGAAAGTGGTGGAGGATCATCCACAATGAGTCTGGAGGTTGAGGGCTGTTTCCCAGACAAACCGCCCAGGAAGAAGGGCACCAGTCTGCTCAGGAAGATGGAGAAACTAAGACTGAGGGGAGCAACAGGCTTCCTCCCTTCTGCTCACAGTAGTAGTGAACGTGGAAGTCGGGCTCGGCACATTATCAGCGGGCCACTTCAGGTTCAAGAGGAGAACAAGATGGAGCGGATGGAGAGGCTGCATGGTCCATCAAG CCTGCAGGGTCGACCCAACAGCCGTTCATCTTCCTCGCCCTCATCTCCTCacaccatcagcagcagcagtagtaacAGCCactcagagagcagcagcactgTCAGCACGCCCAGCCCGATCACCCGGGTCAGGAGCAACTGCAAACGCTCAAACAGCGGTGTTGGGGTCAGTGGTGGAATGACCCGGAACAACCAGAACTACACAGGAGCAGAG GACTACAGGAACCagatcaacaacaacaacagcagccatGACAGTCTGGTCTTCCAGATCCCCCACGGACACAAACCGGGGACCTTTCCTACCTCGCTCGCACACAAAAACGCTATCCTGTCCCCCATCATTGACAACACCTCAGTCAACTGGAGAACCGGGAGCTTTCATGGTTACCGGGGGCGTCACAGTTGCCGCCGTGGCACATCATCCCTGGCCACCTGTGACCAGGATCCCTCATCTTCTTCATCCTGTAATGACGGAGTCCGCAGCCCGCATGCTGTGCTGGATCATCGGCTGAGTGTCTATGACAACGTGCCGGACGAACAGCAGCTGTCTGAAAGTGAAGGTGGCAGTGGCGGAAGTGGCAGCGATGCAGAACGGATGGCTGAGGAGTCAGAG GTGAATCCATTTTTGGCAGGTGAAGACGTTTTCTCGGCTCTGGACAGTGTTCTGGAGAGGATCAGCGACCTCCAGCATTTGGTCTCCACTTGGTCTGAAAGTCTATCTGAGGATGACTGTCAGGCAGCTTCCACCTCCtcgtcttcttcctcctccacttcctcgTCTTCCTCTACTTCCTCCCAGGACTCACCTACCCATGGCTCCTCAGCCGCCTCCCCCTGCCCCTCCTCCCCCAGCCAGATTGACCTGGAGGTGCAGCatccagaggaggaggaggaggatgaggaggaggaggtaaagAGCCTTGAGGAGGTACCTGTGAACGGAGAGGGGCAGAAGACCTTATCACAACCCAGGAGCAG AGTGAGCCAGCAGCTGCACTGGTCCAGCGAGCAGAGCCTGCCCTCACTGCCCACCAGTCCAGGAGTGGAGAACCAGTCTGTGTCCCAGTTCCTCCTGCTGCAAAAACTCTCCCTGCTCAAACTCACTGCTCTGATGGACAAATACTCTCCATCCAGCAAGCAGGGCTGGAACTG GACTGTTCCTAAACAGCTGAGGAAGACCAAGGTGATGGAAGTGAAAGGCCGGCGGGTGTTTGGGGTTCCTCTGCTCCTCAGCGCCCAGCAGACAGGAGAGCCACTTCCTCCGAGCATCATCAGAGCACTGGTCTACCTGAGGACAGAGTGTTTGGACCAG GTGGGTCTTTTCCGAAAGTCAGGGGTGAAGTCTCGTATACAGTACCTCCGTGAGCTGGTGGAGTCTGACCCAAACGGCGTATCTTATGATGGTCAGTCTGCATTCGATGTGGCCGACATGGTGAAGCAGTACTTCAGAGACCTGCCTGAACCCATATTCACCAGCAAACTCTGCGAGACCTTCCTCCACATTTACCAAT ATTTCCCCAAGGATCAGCAGCTGGTTGCAGCTCAGGCGGCAATCTTGCTGCTTCCTGACGAGAACAGGGTGGCGCTGCGAACGCTGTTGTTCTTCCTGTGGGATGTGGTGGCCTGCGTGGAGGAAAACCAAATGACTCCAACCAACATTGCAGTTTGCCTGGCACCGTCGCTTTTCCACCTCAACACCCTGAAGAGAGATGCCAACACAGCCAG GTTGAGTCATAGGAAGTACAGCCTAGGTCGCCCAGACCAGCGGGACCTGAGTGAGAACCTGGCTGCCACCCAGGGCCTGGCCAACATGATCACTGAGGCCCAGAGACTCTTCCAGGT CAGAGAGTTTTGGCCCAGTCAGAGTTTAAGTACTGCAGGCACTAACGAGGACTCTCACTCTGAGGAGGGAGGACGACCAGCTTCCCCCAGTCAGAGCGaagctgaggaggagcaggaggagagaaggagcaAGTTGCAGCTGAGCACCCAGCAACTCCTGAAGGAGGCCAGAGAAAAGAGCCGAGGCTGGGAGAGCCACCCAGCCCCAGAGCATGTGGAGCTGGCCTTCAAGAGG ATGGACGACAACCTCCCACTGTTAATGTGGCGCGGCTCCGTGGAGGTAGAATCTACCCAGAAGGAGCTGCTCCATCGGCTGTTGAGGGAGCAGGAGCTGTGGGAGAGAAGGCTGCACAAGGCTGCCATCATTCAGACCTTATCCAAGGACGCTGAAGTCTACCGCTACCTCCTCCAGGGCCAAGGCCATGGCCTGGGCTCCTGGCCCCCACAGGAGCATCTGCTGGTCAG GACTTGGCAGGCAGACCCATCCTCCGGTCCCCTGTACCTGTCCTCTGTATCCACAGAGCACCCTGAAGTGCTGTTGGAGGGCATTAGGGCCAATGTCCACTCCTGTCTCTACCTGCTGGAGCCCACAGGAGCCAGGAAGACCCGACTGATGCACCTCTGTCGAACAGATACCAG GGGCCGGTCGCAGGAGTGGGACAGCAAAGTGAGCGGACATCTTCTGGCCTCCGGTCTCCTGGCGATCAGAGACTCCTTCAGAGCAGACCACAAAGAGACCAAAGTGTGA